The following are encoded in a window of Ictalurus punctatus breed USDA103 chromosome 13, Coco_2.0, whole genome shotgun sequence genomic DNA:
- the arl4d gene encoding ADP-ribosylation factor-like protein 4D, with the protein MGNQLTEIAPNTPFLPNFHSLHVVVIGLDSAGKTSLLYRLKLREFVKTIPTKGFNMEKIKMPVGNGRAITFQVWDVGGQDKLRPLWKSYTRRTDGMVFVVDSAEAERMEEAKVELHKITRTSENQGVPVLVLANKQDLPVALPVSEVEKVLAVHELSTNTFHHVQGCSAVDGQGLQLGLEKLYEMILKRKKVVRHSKKKR; encoded by the coding sequence ATGGGAAACCAGCTGACAGAGATTGCTCCCAACACTCCGTTTCTGCCTAACTTTCACTCCCTCCATGTGGTGGTCATTGGGCTGGACTCTGCAGGCAAAACCTCCCTCCTTTACCGACTTAAATTGAGGGAGTTTGTCAAAACTATTCCAACCAAGGGCTTTAACATGGAGAAGATCAAAATGCCGGTGGGCAATGGACGAGCCATTACGTTCCAAGTATGGGACGTGGGTGGTCAGGACAAACTGCGGCCACTGTGGAAGTCGTACACACGCCGCACTGATGGCATGGTTTTCGTTGTGGACTCCGCCGAAGCAGAACGTATGGAGGAGGCCAAGGTGGAGCTTCATAAGATCACACGCACGTCAGAGAACCAAGGTGTGCCTGTGCTTGTACTAGCCAACAAGCAGGATCTTCCGGTTGCCCTACCTGTTAGTGAGGTGGAGAAGGTTTTGGCTGTGCATGAACTGAGCACTAACACCTTTCACCATGTGCAAGGCTGTAGTGctgtggatggccaaggccttCAGCTGGGCCTAGAGAAACTGTATGAGATGatccttaaaagaaaaaaggtcgTGAGGCACAGCAAGAAAAAGAGATAA